ACTTTGCGCGAGGTCTCCTCAACGGCATTCGCCGCCGCCTGGGATTGCGAGTTTCATGAAGGAATACAAGATTCTTCTTACCGGCACGGTGGGCGCGGGCAAGACGACGGCGATCGGATGCGTGAGCGACACCTTGCCGGTCATGACCGAGGTGCCCAACTCCGACACGTCGATCGGCAAACAGCTCACCACCGTGGGCCTCGACTTCGGCCAGCTCACGCTGGACAACGGGGACCGCGTTCGCCTGTTCGGCACGCCCGGGCAGGCCCGCTTCGACTTTCTCTGGAAGATCCTCGCCAGGAACGCGCTGGGCCTGATTGTGCTGATGGACAACTCGCGGCCCGATCCGCTGGGCGACCTGTCCACGTACATGCAGGGCTTTGCCGAATCCCTGCGGACGCTGCCGTGCGTCGTCGGGGTGGGGCGGATGCACCGTCACCCCGTGCCTACCCTCGACGACTACGCGCAAAGACTCGAGTCCATGGGCCGGGTGTTTCCGATTCTCGATGTGGACGTGCGAAGCAGGAGTGACGTGATCCTGCTGATCGACACGCTGCTGATGCAACTTGAAGCCGACATGCAGGGAGAGAAAGAGTGAGTGTTCGACATGGCTTGTCCAAGACGGCAACCGCGCACGCGCAACGCGAGGTGCAGAAACTGGTCGATGAGCTGAGCGGGGTGACGTCCGCCGTGGTGGCTACCGCGGACGGTTTCGATGTGGCTTCCGCGAGCACCGGCGATGCGGATCCTGCCCGCGTGGCTGCAATGGCCAGCTCCATCGTGGCGATCGGCGGCGTCGTTTCCGAAGAAGCCGGCCTCGGCCGGCACAAGAGCGTGATGATCCTGACGGAATCGGGCTTCGCGATTTTCTGCAGCGTGCACCGGTGCGATGGTGAACTCGTCATCAACGTGATCGCCCGGGACAGTGCAGTCCCGGCGCTGGTGGCCTACCGGGCGACCCAACTCGCCAAGACCCTCGCCGAGGTATGACGACGGCAGATTTGATTTCCACGCGAAGCCTGTCCGGCGCAACGCTCCCTTCGAGATTCCTTCCACCCCTTCAAGGCCCATGCGTTTTTGCGTAGCGCAGCGGCTTCTTTTTGTACGCAGCAACCTTTTTCAACGATCCGACTGGAGAACGACTTGGCATCCATCAAACAAACGCTCGAAGACATCCTGAATATCGACGGCGCCATGTGCGCGGCCGTCGTCGACTCGGGCAGTGGCATGATCCTTGGCTCGGCGGGGTCGGGCGTGGACGTGGAAGTCGCCGCCGCCGGCAACACGGAAGTCGTGCGCGCCAAGCTCAAGACCATGCAGGCGCTGGGCCTGAACGACGTGATCGAGGACATCCTGATCACCCTGGGCAAGCAGTACCACATCATCCGCCCCTCGGCATCGAAGGAAGGTGTCTTTCTCTACGTCGTGCTCGACAAGCAGCGCGCCAACCTCGCCCTGGCCCGCCGCAAGACGCAGGACGTCGACAAGCTGATGGACTTCTGAAATCAGCAGAAAGGCAGAAAGAATCTCCGTGCTCGACCTGAACGAAGTCGCAATGTTTGTGCAAGTTGCACGCCTCGGCAGCTTTGCGGAAGCCGGGCGGCAACTGCGCGTGCCGTCGGCGACGGTGAGCCGTCGCATCCGGCAACTCGAGGCGCACCTGGGCACCCGGCTGTTGCAGCGCTCGACCCGCAAACTGGCGTTGACCAACGCCGGCCGGTCCTTCCAGGAACGATGCGGCCCGGCGGTCGAGGCGTTGATAGGCGCGGGGCGGCTGCAGGTCGAGGGCGGCCAGGAACCGAGCGGCTTGGTACGCGTGGCCGCGCCGGCCAGCTTTTTCGATTTTTTCGAAATGGAATGGGTGGCCGATTTCCTGGCCGCGCATCCGCGGGTGCGGCTGGACTTCGTTCTCGACGATGTCGTGGCCGACCTCATCGGCGATCGCATCGACGTCGCCTTTCGCGGCGGACCCTTGCAGGACTCGAGCTACGTGGCCCGCAAGATCTTCGCAAGCTACGGCGGCCTTCTTGCCAGCCCCGCCTACCTGGCAGCGCGGGGCGCACCCACCAGCCTGCAGGAGCTCCTCGATCACGACTGCGTGACGCAGCCGCCGGACACCGGCAATCTCTCGACCTGGCGCCTGCAAGGCCCGGGCGGCGTGGAAGAAGACGTGCGGGTGAGGGGACGCTTCATCAGCAACGTGCAGGGTGTGCTGCTCAAGGCCGCGTGCGCCGGGCTGGGCATTTCCGCGCTGCCGTCGATCCTGACGGCGTCCGACGTGGCCGCCGGCAGGCTGGTGCCGGTGCTGCCGCAGTACATGCGGGCGGGGCGCGGCCTGAGCGTCATCTACGCCAGCCGCCAGTACGTTCCGCAGGCGGTGTCCACGTTCGTCGACATGGCGATGGAAAAGCTCAGCCAGCAGGATTGGGCGCCTGCGTCCAGGTTGGCTGCCTGAGCGTCGCCGCCTGTCGCGTTCAGCCAGCCTTGGCGGAACGGTCTGCGACGGTGGCAGGGCAGGACGAGGGCGTCGCACCGGTCGCGTTGGCGCCGCACCAGTCGCCACCCAGCGCCTTCACCAGAAACACCGAGGTCAGCAGCCGTTGCCCCTGCAACTGCGCAGCCTGCCGCTCGACCGTCAGCAGAGACTGCTGCGCGGTGATCACGTCGAGATATGTCGAGGCGCCACCTTCATAGCGGCTGGTAGCCATGTCGAGCACGCGCCGCGCCGCCGTCACGGCCGACTGCGCCTGCGTCGTCGCACTGTCGAGCGCCGACAAGCCGGTGATGCCGTCTTCGACTTCC
This is a stretch of genomic DNA from Variovorax paradoxus. It encodes these proteins:
- a CDS encoding GTP-binding protein — translated: MKEYKILLTGTVGAGKTTAIGCVSDTLPVMTEVPNSDTSIGKQLTTVGLDFGQLTLDNGDRVRLFGTPGQARFDFLWKILARNALGLIVLMDNSRPDPLGDLSTYMQGFAESLRTLPCVVGVGRMHRHPVPTLDDYAQRLESMGRVFPILDVDVRSRSDVILLIDTLLMQLEADMQGEKE
- a CDS encoding roadblock/LC7 domain-containing protein — encoded protein: MSKTATAHAQREVQKLVDELSGVTSAVVATADGFDVASASTGDADPARVAAMASSIVAIGGVVSEEAGLGRHKSVMILTESGFAIFCSVHRCDGELVINVIARDSAVPALVAYRATQLAKTLAEV
- a CDS encoding LysR family transcriptional regulator, encoding MLDLNEVAMFVQVARLGSFAEAGRQLRVPSATVSRRIRQLEAHLGTRLLQRSTRKLALTNAGRSFQERCGPAVEALIGAGRLQVEGGQEPSGLVRVAAPASFFDFFEMEWVADFLAAHPRVRLDFVLDDVVADLIGDRIDVAFRGGPLQDSSYVARKIFASYGGLLASPAYLAARGAPTSLQELLDHDCVTQPPDTGNLSTWRLQGPGGVEEDVRVRGRFISNVQGVLLKAACAGLGISALPSILTASDVAAGRLVPVLPQYMRAGRGLSVIYASRQYVPQAVSTFVDMAMEKLSQQDWAPASRLAA